A region of Chiloscyllium punctatum isolate Juve2018m chromosome 44, sChiPun1.3, whole genome shotgun sequence DNA encodes the following proteins:
- the LOC140466962 gene encoding small lysine-rich protein 1, producing MPSKSKKGKGKAHSAKAKKEKGSKKKKKKDKKDKGSKSETEVDIMSPAAMYNLYYISHNAADSLIFRGFPWSGGQRKKGRK from the exons ATG CCCAGCAAAAGCAAAAAGGGAAAAGGAAAGGCCCACAGTGCCAAGGCCaagaaggaaaagggcagcaagaagaagaagaaaaaggaCAAGAAGGATAAAGGTTCCAAATCCGAAACTGAAGTTGATATTATGAGCCCGGCAGCCATGTATAATCTGTACTACATCTCTCACAATGCCGCTGACAGCTTGATCTTCCGAGGCTTCCCCTGGTCTGGTGGTCAGAGAAAGAAAGGACGAAAGTGA